The following proteins come from a genomic window of Mechercharimyces sp. CAU 1602:
- the proC gene encoding pyrroline-5-carboxylate reductase — MEQNNIICFIGAGAITNALLQGFLKKGVILPTDVRIINRSNKEKLQRLCQAHQIEETWEQAEAVQSADTLILAVKPADISDAIKTWKPYLQEHQRIISVAAGVHTSVIEKALPYRLPVIRVMPNTSSSIGLSATAICKGSWSSARDLQYTEALLTSIGSVIQIEEEQMDAVTALSGSGPAYIYYVAEALTEAGTQVGLDPDVARTLTIQTLLGAAHMLEQADESPETLRKQVTSPGGTTEAGIATLEEKQWKEVLQEAVLRAKQRAQELGHSLETKASQ, encoded by the coding sequence ATGGAACAAAACAACATCATCTGTTTTATAGGCGCGGGTGCAATAACCAATGCCCTGCTCCAAGGCTTTTTAAAAAAGGGAGTCATTCTTCCTACGGATGTGCGTATCATCAATCGCTCTAATAAAGAGAAATTGCAACGTCTTTGTCAGGCGCATCAAATTGAAGAGACATGGGAGCAAGCAGAAGCCGTTCAAAGTGCTGATACCCTCATTCTCGCGGTAAAGCCTGCAGATATTTCTGATGCTATTAAGACTTGGAAACCTTATTTACAAGAACATCAAAGAATCATCTCCGTTGCCGCTGGTGTGCATACCTCTGTCATTGAAAAGGCTCTTCCCTACCGCCTCCCTGTCATTCGCGTCATGCCCAATACGTCCAGCTCGATCGGACTATCTGCCACAGCCATCTGTAAGGGAAGCTGGTCTTCTGCTCGGGACCTACAGTATACAGAAGCTCTTCTCACTTCCATCGGTTCCGTCATCCAGATAGAAGAGGAACAGATGGATGCGGTGACAGCACTCTCAGGAAGCGGACCTGCCTATATCTATTATGTGGCGGAAGCGTTGACTGAAGCCGGTACACAAGTAGGTTTGGATCCAGATGTAGCACGCACACTGACGATACAAACGCTGTTAGGAGCCGCGCACATGTTAGAACAGGCTGATGAATCACCTGAAACACTCCGCAAGCAAGTAACCTCGCCTGGTGGAACAACCGAAGCAGGGATAGCAACATTAGAAGAGAAGCAATGGAAAGAAGTTTTACAAGAAGCCGTATTACGAGCGAAGCAACGGGCACAAGAGCTCGGGCATAGCTTAGAGACAAAAGCATCTCAATAG
- the codY gene encoding GTP-sensing pleiotropic transcriptional regulator CodY, producing MDLLNKTRRISRILQKNVGHHLVDFDEVAQALCDVIGANIYVVTPEGKILGLAVNHEIENTRMEKYLKERQFPQEYATLLMEVSKTSSNLAVDSPYTAYPTEMKDMFRTGFTTLVPIIGGGDHLGTLVLSRLNDQFVDDDLILGEYGATVVGMEVLRERAGQIEEEARSRAVVQLAINSLSFSELEAAEHIFKELDGHEGLLVASKIADRVGITRSVIVNALRKLESAGVVESRSLGMKGTYIKILNPRLLPALEKARH from the coding sequence ATGGATTTGCTTAATAAAACGCGTCGTATCTCGCGTATCCTACAAAAAAACGTAGGACATCACTTGGTGGATTTTGACGAAGTTGCACAAGCATTATGCGATGTAATCGGAGCAAACATCTATGTGGTGACACCAGAAGGCAAGATTCTTGGACTGGCTGTTAACCATGAGATTGAAAATACACGCATGGAGAAGTATCTGAAAGAACGTCAATTCCCGCAAGAATACGCTACATTGTTGATGGAGGTTAGCAAAACTTCATCCAACCTAGCAGTGGATAGTCCATATACGGCATATCCAACAGAAATGAAAGATATGTTCCGTACAGGCTTTACAACTTTGGTTCCGATTATTGGTGGTGGGGATCACTTGGGCACATTGGTTCTCTCCCGCTTAAATGATCAATTTGTCGATGATGACTTGATTTTGGGTGAGTATGGCGCAACCGTAGTTGGAATGGAAGTTCTGCGTGAACGTGCGGGACAAATTGAAGAAGAGGCACGTAGTCGTGCAGTGGTACAGTTGGCAATCAACTCACTCTCGTTTAGTGAATTAGAAGCTGCTGAGCACATTTTCAAAGAATTGGATGGTCATGAGGGCTTGCTGGTTGCAAGTAAGATCGCTGACCGTGTGGGAATTACTCGCTCTGTCATCGTAAATGCACTTCGTAAGCTAGAAAGTGCTGGTGTAGTGGAATCACGCTCCTTAGGCATGAAGGGAACGTATATCAAAATCCTTAATCCACGTCTGCTGCCAGCATTGGAAAAAGCACGTCACTAA
- the lepB gene encoding signal peptidase I, producing MIKMGRKTLPWVRSLFFASLLALLVNQFGFVLSVVNGYSMEPTLEDGDRLLVNKLAMVVDSPELGDVITFEDPGKENRYLVKRVVGLPGDRIEGKNGRVYRNNKPLRERYVESTLEDGDFGPIVVQAGTLFVLGDNRTQNASRDSRYESVGLVPMDKVDGKVMLILWRPSLAASL from the coding sequence ATGATCAAAATGGGAAGAAAAACGTTACCGTGGGTTCGCTCGCTCTTCTTTGCATCGCTGCTGGCTTTATTGGTTAATCAATTTGGATTTGTTCTCTCTGTGGTGAATGGTTATTCAATGGAACCGACACTGGAGGATGGGGATCGCTTGTTGGTTAACAAATTAGCGATGGTAGTAGATTCCCCTGAGTTGGGAGATGTGATTACCTTCGAAGATCCGGGGAAAGAAAACCGTTATCTTGTTAAACGTGTGGTTGGGTTACCAGGGGATCGTATAGAGGGTAAAAATGGAAGGGTATATCGCAATAATAAACCCTTGCGAGAACGGTATGTAGAGAGTACATTAGAAGATGGGGATTTCGGACCGATTGTTGTACAAGCAGGTACACTGTTTGTGTTGGGGGATAACCGGACACAGAATGCAAGTCGCGATAGTCGCTATGAAAGTGTCGGCTTAGTGCCCATGGATAAAGTGGATGGTAAAGTGATGCTGATTTTATGGCGACCATCACTCGCGGCATCATTATAA